The Chitinophagales bacterium DNA segment CCATAATTAACTCCTAAAACATTAGCACAAAACCAGTAACTAAAATATTTAGTACTGCAAGAGGCATTAAAATTTTCCAACATAACCACATCAATTGGTCAGGTCTAATATGTGGCCAAGATGCTCTTGTCCATAAGAAAAGGAAAATCAAAAACATAACTTTTAAAACAATTGCTAAACCACCTGGAATAAACCATAATGGCTCAAATCCACCCAAGAAAATTAATGCAACTAAAAAAGAGATTGTAAAAAGGTTTGCATACTCTCCAATAAAAAACATCCCCCATCTCATACCTGAATACTCTGTTGCATAACCAGCAACTAATTCAGCTTCATGCTCAAGCAAGTCAAAAGGTGTTCTATTAGTTTCAGCAAATCCAGCAATTACAAATAAAACAAAAGCAACTGGTTGAGACCAAATTATCCAGTTTGAAACTCCACCTGCTTGATAATTATTTATATCAATTAAAGAAAGACTTCCTATCATCATAAGTGGAGCTAAAAGAGCAAGTCCTGATACAACTTCATAAGATAAAAGCTGAATTGCAGTTCTAGCCCCTCCAAGTAATGCCCATTTATTAGCACTACTCATACCAGCTAAAAGTGGTCCATAAAGACCAACTGCTCCAACAGACATTACAAATAAAACCCCAACATTAATATCACTAATTATTGGTTTTACTGTATATCCAAACATTTCAAATTCAGGGAAAAAAGGAATGGCACTCATTGCTATAAATGCTGTTGCAGCTGTTATAATTGGTGCAACCATAAAAATAGGTCTATTTACATTTGCAGGAATAATATCCTCTTTTGTGAAAAGTTTAATTCCATCAGCTGCAATTTGTAACAATCCATAAGGTCCAACATTTGTAGGTCCTAATCTTCTTTGCATAAATGCTAAAACTTTTCTTTCAATATAAGTTGTAAATCCAGCGAGTGCTGAAAACACAGCAAGTACAACTATAACTTTTACAATAGTTTCTATTATGATACTTGATTCCATATTATGCCTTTACTACTTTTGCTTTATTAAATCTATATGTATTAAATAAAGCATTTGAAGAACTATTTTTCATAAATGTTGAAATATAAGGAATATTTCCCTCTATTTGAATATCAATATAAGCTGATAAAATCAACTCTTGATTATTTGCTATAACTTTTACCTTATCACCTTCATTTAACTCCAATTTTTCAAATAAAGATTTTGAGAAAAAGATACCATCTTGAAGTTTATCTTTAAACTCATGGGCAATTGCTGTAAATTCATTAAATTGATTTATTGGATTTGCTCTATAAATAATAAGTTCATCATCTTGTAATGTTATTCTTTCATCAATTATTGGTTTAAAATCATCTTGAATTGAAACCTCAAATGATTGTAAATCATAACCTCTATATTCAACTTGATCATTACCAAATTTATTTGGTAAATCATCAAATTGTTCTGATTTATAACCTTTTTGAATTGGAAGTTTTACTGTATACTCAATTGTATATTCAACATCTGTTCCTAACACTTCATT contains these protein-coding regions:
- a CDS encoding ferredoxin gives rise to the protein LDIPALNQQEGTFTNIDKKVIPTNAALEFKGYTLNEVANEVLGTDVEYTIEYTVKLPIQKGYKSEQFDDLPNKFGNDQVEYRGYDLQSFEVSIQDDFKPIIDERITLQDDELIIYRANPINQFNEFTAIAHEFKDKLQDGIFFSKSLFEKLELNEGDKVKVIANNQELILSAYIDIQIEGNIPYISTFMKNSSSNALFNTYRFNKAKVVKA
- the nuoH gene encoding NADH-quinone oxidoreductase subunit NuoH — protein: MESSIIIETIVKVIVVLAVFSALAGFTTYIERKVLAFMQRRLGPTNVGPYGLLQIAADGIKLFTKEDIIPANVNRPIFMVAPIITAATAFIAMSAIPFFPEFEMFGYTVKPIISDINVGVLFVMSVGAVGLYGPLLAGMSSANKWALLGGARTAIQLLSYEVVSGLALLAPLMMIGSLSLIDINNYQAGGVSNWIIWSQPVAFVLFVIAGFAETNRTPFDLLEHEAELVAGYATEYSGMRWGMFFIGEYANLFTISFLVALIFLGGFEPLWFIPGGLAIVLKVMFLIFLFLWTRASWPHIRPDQLMWLCWKILMPLAVLNILVTGFVLMF